CTGGGTCGCCTGCCTGGCCGACCGCGCCGCCGACCGCATCCGCTCGGGCGGCGCCGGCGAGGCCTTCGCCGCCGTCACCGCAGCCTTCCCCGAAGTCACGGCCGCACTCGACTGGCTGCAGAGCGGCACCGACCCCGCACGCCTGGAACTCGCCTCGCGCGCCGCCACCCGGCTTTCCCTCTACTGGCTCGCCTCGGGCCGCCGCGAAGAGGGCCACCGGCGGCTCGTACGCGCACTGGAGACCACCACCGACGCATCGCCCTGGTACGCCGAGGCCCTCGCCTGGTGCGCCTGGCTCGGCACCAACGCCCGTCAGGCGGAGATGAGTTCCCACGCCGATCTGCTGCGCCGCGCGCTCGCCGCCGCCGAGGCCCGGGGCGACGCCGCTGCCCTCACCCTGGTCGGGGCCCTCGCCCTCACGACCCATCTGCGGTGTGAACGCCCCGACGAGGCCCGCGCGGTCGCCGAACGCACCGAAGGCGCCCTCGACGACCGGCACCATCGCTGGGAGACCGGCGTGTGGCAGCTCTTCCACAGCGAACTGCTGGTTACCGGCGACGACCCCGAGGCCGCCCTCAAATCCGCCGTCACCGCCCGCGAGACGCTCACCGGCCTCGACCCGCACTCCGCGGCAACGGCCCACATCATGACGGGCATCGCCCACGAACGCCTCGGCCGCAGCGGTACCGCCGTGCACTACTGGCGCGCCGCGTACGACGAACTGACCATGATCGGCGCCGAGCACGAGGCCGCGTACGTCCTCGCCATCCTCGCCTGCGCCGCCGCCGGCGACCACGACTGGCCGACCGCCATGTCCACCGCCGACGACCTCGCGCAGTACGCGGCCGACAGCGGCGAGCGGTATCTGCAGGCCACGGCCGACACGATCCACGCCCTCGCCGCCCGCGCCCGGGGCGACGTGAAGGTGGCGGAGCGCCTTCACCGCACGGCGGTCGAGCGCTACACCGCGGCCCAGCGCCCGGAGTGCGCGGCCCACGACCTCGCGATGCTCGCGCGCCTCGCCGCCGAGGCGGGAGACCTCGTGCTCGCCCAGGTACGAGCCGAACAAGCTCTGCGGGACGCCCGCGAATCGGGTCGCCCGCAGTCCGAGATCCTGCCCCTGCGGTGCCTGATCCCCCTGCGCGAAGACCACCCCGACAATCCGGCCCTGCGCACGCGCCTCGCCGAACTCACCGCGGGGCCCGCCCTCCACCGCACCACCGAGTGCCCCTTCCATCTCGCCGTCACGGCACTGGACTGACACGGTCAAGGAGGCGGCGGCGCCTCGCGGGCCATTCGTTTCTCCTCGCGCCGCTGGGCCCGGCGGCGCAGGAAGCGGCGGATGCGCCGGATCAGGAAGAACAGCACCACCAGGCCGATGACGAGCAGCACCGCGGCGATCGTCGCGGCCGCCTTCGGATAGAACATCGCGAACGTCACGATGCCGCCCACCCCGAGGTCCTCGGCCGTGCTCATGACGACGTTCGAGAACGGCTCGGGCGAGGTGTTGATCGCCATCCGGGTGCCGGCCTTCACGGTGTGGCTGGCCAGCGCCGTGGAGCCGCCGACCGCGCCCGCCGCCAGGTCGGAGAGCGAACCGCTCTGCCCGGCGAGCAGGGCACCCACGACCGCGCCCGACACCGGGCGGATCACGGTGTGCACCGTGTCCCACGCCGAGTCCACGTACGGGATCTTGTCGGCGACGGCCTCGCAGAGGAAGAGCACCGCGGCCACGATCAGGACGTCCGGGCGCTGCAGCGACTCGGGGACCTCGTCGGTGATCCCGGTCGCGCCGAAGAGGCCGAGCAGCAGGACCACCGCGTACGCGTTGATGCCGCTCGCCCAGCCGCTGGTGAAGACCAGGGGCAGTACGGACACGGACAAGAGCGTATCCAGTGAGCGGGCTCCGCGCCTGGGCTCCCGCGGTCACTCGCCCGCGGTCACGGCCCTGAGCTCGGCCAGCGACTCCCGTACGTACTCCACCAGATCCCGCTCCCCGCTGTCGCCGACCCAGCGCTCGAACCCGACCCTGAAGACGGCCATGCCCGCCTCCGCCGTCAGGGCGGCGGCCGGGTCCCTGACGCCTCGCCGGCGCAGGGTGGCGGCGAGTGCGGCGGAGAGCGAGGCGAGTTTGATCAGCTCGCGCTCGCGCAGCTCCGTGCTGGCCATGATGACGGCCTGGCGGCGGCGGGCGAACTCGTGACGCTCCAGGAAGAGGGCCGCTGCCGCCTCCAGCGTCGTGGCCATCGCGTCGATCGGCGAAGCCTTCTCCGGGGCGTCGGCGAGGGCGTCGACGAAGACCTGCTCGAACTCGTGGGCGTTCCCGAAGAGCACCTCGCGCTTGTCCGCGTAGTGCCGGAAGAAGGTCCGCTCCGTGAGCTCCGCGCGTTCGGCGATCTGGGCGGCGGTGGTCTGCTCGAACCCGCGCTCGCCGAAGAGATCCAGTGCCGCCTGCTCAAGACGTCCGCGCGCGTCCGGTTTCCATCGACCCATGGGTCCGATCCTACGTGATGACAGTCACTGACATGGAGTGCTACGGTTGATGACAGTTGCTGACATCGGCTCCTGTGCGGAGGTTTCTCCCATGCGTGTATTCATCACCGGCGCGTCCGGCTGGATCGGTTCCGCCGTCGTGCCCGAGCTCATCGGGGCCGGTCACCGGGTCGTCGGGCTCGCCCGCTCCGACGCCTCGGCCGCCGCCCTGACCGAGGCAGGCGCCGAGGTGGTCCTCGGCACCCTCGACGACCTCGACACCCTGCGCGGCGCGGCCGCCGCCTCCGACGGCGTGATCCACCTCGCCTTCAAGCACGACATCGCCTTCAGTGGCGGCTTCGAGGAGGCCGCCGCGGCGGACCGGCGTGCCATCGACGCCCTCGGCGAGGCGCTGGCCGGCTCCGACCGGCCCTTCCTCATCGCTTCGGGTACGGGAGGGCTGACGCCGGGGCGGCTCGCGACCGAGCAGGACGGCCGGACGCCCGCATCGCTCGGCGCCCACCTGGCCGGCGCCCCGGCCCAGCGGCTGGCCAACGCGCACGCGACGCTGGCGCTCGCGGACCGAGGCGTCCGCGCGTCGGTCGTACGGCTTCCCCCGACCGTGCACGGCGACGGGGACCAGGGCTTCGTCGCCACCCTGGTCGCCACCGCCCGCGACAAGGGCGTCTCCAGTTACATCGGCGACGGCGCCAACCGCTGGCCCGCCGTGCACCGTTCCGACGCGGCGCACCTCTTCCGGCTGGCGCTGGAGAACGCCCCGGCCGGTTCCGTCCTGCACGCCGTCGGGGACGAAGGAGTGCCGATCCGCGCCGTCGCCGAGGTCATCGGACGCCAACTGGACCTGCCCGTCGCCCCGGTCGCACCCGACGACGCGGCCGCGCACTTCGGCTGGCTGGCCGCCTTCCTCGGCCTGGACACGCCTGCCTCCAGTGCGTACACCCGTGAACTGCTGGGCTGGGAGCCGGTCGGGCCCGGGCTCGTCGAGGACCTCGACAAGGGCCACTACTTCGCCGCCCCGTCCGCCTGACCGCTCTCAGGGGGCGAGGGACCGCCAGATCCGCTCGGGCAGGACGCGTGCGGCCTCGTCCAGGTCGACGTCGCCGACACCGGACAGCCAGCGGCGC
The sequence above is drawn from the Streptomyces sp. NBC_01465 genome and encodes:
- a CDS encoding TetR family transcriptional regulator gives rise to the protein MGRWKPDARGRLEQAALDLFGERGFEQTTAAQIAERAELTERTFFRHYADKREVLFGNAHEFEQVFVDALADAPEKASPIDAMATTLEAAAALFLERHEFARRRQAVIMASTELRERELIKLASLSAALAATLRRRGVRDPAAALTAEAGMAVFRVGFERWVGDSGERDLVEYVRESLAELRAVTAGE
- a CDS encoding SDR family oxidoreductase; the protein is MRVFITGASGWIGSAVVPELIGAGHRVVGLARSDASAAALTEAGAEVVLGTLDDLDTLRGAAAASDGVIHLAFKHDIAFSGGFEEAAAADRRAIDALGEALAGSDRPFLIASGTGGLTPGRLATEQDGRTPASLGAHLAGAPAQRLANAHATLALADRGVRASVVRLPPTVHGDGDQGFVATLVATARDKGVSSYIGDGANRWPAVHRSDAAHLFRLALENAPAGSVLHAVGDEGVPIRAVAEVIGRQLDLPVAPVAPDDAAAHFGWLAAFLGLDTPASSAYTRELLGWEPVGPGLVEDLDKGHYFAAPSA
- a CDS encoding DUF4126 domain-containing protein produces the protein MSVLPLVFTSGWASGINAYAVVLLLGLFGATGITDEVPESLQRPDVLIVAAVLFLCEAVADKIPYVDSAWDTVHTVIRPVSGAVVGALLAGQSGSLSDLAAGAVGGSTALASHTVKAGTRMAINTSPEPFSNVVMSTAEDLGVGGIVTFAMFYPKAAATIAAVLLVIGLVVLFFLIRRIRRFLRRRAQRREEKRMAREAPPPP